The Pseudomonas solani genome segment ACCCCCGTCGTCATCCTCGACTGCCACGCCCCGGAAGCCGTCATCGCCGGCTGGCTGGAACAGCGCAAGCAGCAAGGCGGCGACCCCTCCGACGCCACGCTAGAAGTGGTGCATGCCCAGCAGGCGAGCCGCGAAGCCCTGACGGCGGAAGAACAGACCCACAGCAAGCGCATCGACACCCACGACGCCAGCAGCCTCGACAGCCTGGTCGAGCGCATTCGTCAGCACCTGCCCGGCCTCTGATCGGACGATGCCCTAAGGCCTATGGCGGGCACTGCTCGCCATGGGTTCTATACTCCCGGTGAACTCTCACCGGATGAGTACCCATGACCACACCACACCAACTCGATAGCCCCCTCTACCGCCTGCTGCACAACGACGATGTCGTCGGTTTCAATGACCAGAAGCCCAAGGAAGGCTCGATCAACCTGGCCTCCGGCGATTTCCGCGGGCTCGACCTGCGCACCCTCGATGCCGCGCGCATCGACTTCACCGACGCCTATTTCCGCGGCGCCGACCTGCGCGGCGTAGACCTGCGCGAAGCCAGCCTGGAAGGCGCCAGCATCGCCCACGCGCAGATATCCGGCGCCTACTTCCCCACCGAACTGGCGGCCGACGAGATCCTCATGTCGGTCAATTTCGGCACCCGCCTGCGCTACAACACCCACAAGTAGCCACGCCCAACCTGTGATCGGCCCCGCTCGGTTAGCGCCCACGCGGATGCCGTCTACGCTGATATCCGGGCGCGAACTCCGCAGAAGCGGATTGGAGGGGCCAACGCCCGCCGGGCGCGGGACAGGGATGATGCCACCGGACCACGCAATAGCAGATGGCCGCTACACTTCCCGGATGAACCGGGTAATGAGTCCTTCGCGCCCCACCAACGCAAGGAGGCTGGATGAACGACGAACTGCAACACCTGAAGAATCTTGGCAAGACCTCGGCGCAGTGGCTGCATGCGGTGGGCATCCACAGCGCCTCGGACCTGCGCCGCCTGGGTGCGGTCGGGGCCTATCGTGCAGTGCGGGCACGGGGCTTTCGCGCATCCAAGGTCCTGCTCTACGCGATCGAAGGTGCGCTGCTGGATGTGCACTGGAACGACCTGCCGCCCAGCCACAAGGCTGAACTCAACGGCCAACTGGATGCACTGCAGCCCCACAACAAGAGCTAGCTCACAACCTGGGCGTTGGAGGATTTACTGCGATAGCAATGCGCCCTATTGTTTCAGGGACGTTCGTGCGTCCAAGCCGCCCAGCCAGTTCAAGGAATTACTGTCATGTACCTACTCGGGGAGCAACCTGCTTACGCCGACCAGCTGATCAACCGACTGCAAAGCATTCCCGGCCAGCTGCTCGATGGGCTAGAGCCCTCGGGCCCACCCCTGCGCCTCGATGCAGTGGAGGACCTGGCCAAGGTGCTGCCCGGCAATCAACTGTTCCTCATCGAGAACGGCCTGCTCCACGCCCTAGTCGACGAACGCCCGCTGTTCTACCTCCAGGAAGGTGACCTCGTAGGCCTGCGCCAAGGCATCGAACTGCCCAGCTGCCGCTACCGCAGCGACGAGCCGCTGAGCCTGATCCCCTATGCGCGCGGCGACGTGTTCAAGCACATCTATGGCAGCGAGAAAGGCCAGGAGCTGTTCATCCAGTACCTGATCGGCCACACCGCGCTGCTGTCCGACGCCCTCGCCCGCCTCAAGCAGCCCGAAATCCGCCCCGCCACCGGCTTCCAGCACTTCGCCGCCGGCGAGGAGCTGATCCACCAGGGCGACGAGGCCGATCATGTGTTCATCATCATCGAAGGGCACGCCGAAGCCTTCGTCGACGGGCAGAAGGTCGGTGACGTGCAGAAGGACGAAATCTTCGGCGCCATGGCCGTGTTCACCCGTGAGAAACGCAGCGCCACCGTGGTTGCCAGCGAGCCCTGCACGGTGATGGTGATCCCCAAGGACCAGTTCCTCAGCCTGATGCAAAGCAACCCGCGCATCGCTCACAGCCTGATCGAGAGCATGGCTCGACGCATCGACCTGCTGAACAAGGAAGTCACCCAGCAGCGCCTGGCAAAGCCTGCTGAATGATCGAATTCGCGTCACAAGGGGCCCCGGCAAACGCTGGGGTTTCTGTTTTTTGGGGACGCCCGAAAAGCGAGATGAAAATAATTCGCACTAATGCTTGACTGTGGAATGAGAATTGTTATTATTACCGCAACTGGTCGCGAGATCAGCCGGTAAGCTGGGAGACCAAGCAGTCGGACTCTTCAGATTATCTCCTCATCAGGCTAATCACGGTTATTGACCCGGCAATTTTGCCGGGTCTTTTTTTGCCTGCGAGAAAGTGCCGCCGCTTCACTCCCGCGGCACCGCCCCTTACTTCTTCGGCGCGCCTTCCGGCAGGTTGGCGTTGAGCAGCAGCGCCAGACGGATGCCCGCTTCCTGCACGCGGCGCTCGGCCAGGGGCAGGAATTTCTTCAGGTAACGGCGATCCAGGGTGTCCTGGTTGCCCCCTGCCTCGCCATCCTCGTCACCACCCTGGGTGCCACGACGGGCCCACTCCTCGCTTTTCGACTGCTTGAAGGCATCAGGCTTGAAGGCCTTCTTGCCGCCGGTCTTCGGGTACAGGTCGTCGTCACGGACGATGGCGCAGGACTCCCCCGACCAACTCGCGGGAGTGCCCACCTCGGGTTTCGGCAGGTCCTCGGACAGCTTCGCCGTATAGGCTGCCTGGTCCAGGCGCCGGCTTGCCAACAGGTAACTGTCCCAGACGCTGTGCAGGTTGTAATCGCGGCCGCCGACCACCACCGGGAAGTCGTTGCCGCCCTTGTCCAGGCGATAGCTGTTATGCAGCGGCTGGTGGATATCACCCACGAAATGCACCACGAACATCAGCGCCATGACCTTCTGGTTGTCATTCGCCTTGGGGTCGGCCAGCAGCGCCGCGTTGCGCTCGATGGCCGCCACCACGCACTGGCCGTCCGGGCAGTCACGCGGAGCCTGGTAGGTGCAGTCATCGGTCTTGTAGTTGATGTAGTGCTGCGCGCGGGTCTGCTCCCAGAGCGCCTGGAAGTCCGGCATGTTGCGCAGGTTGTCCGCCCAGCTGGCGACAGCGGAAAGGTGCTGCTGCCGTACCAGCGCCAGCAGGCGATCGGCCTCGGCCTTGGCCGCTGGCGTCAGTTGCGCCTCGGCGATATCCGCCACCACCGCGTGGCCCAGCTGGCCCCAGGCCCCTGCCTGCGCGCCCCAGAGCAGGCTGCCGATGAAGAGACTGGCGCCCAGCGCCCGACGAAATCCGTTGTGCTGCATGTTTCCCCCTAATGGCTGTGCCCAGGCATGAAGCGCCCCCGGGCGCGCCTGGACGTCGCACCCACGCGCAAAGAAATGACTCAGTGATCGAGGGTCATGGCGTCCAGCGTCAGCCGCACCATGTCGTGGAAGTCTTCCTGGCGCTGCTCGGCGGTCAGCTTCTCGCCGCTGATCAGGTGGTCGCTCACCGTCAGCACCGCCAGGGCCTGGCGCCCCAGCTCCGCCGCCACGCCATAGAGCCCGGCAGCCTCCATTTCCACCGCCAGTACGCCCATGCCCGTCATGCGCGCGGCCCAGGCCAGGTCCGGCTCGTAGAACAGGTCGGCGGAGAAGACGTTGCCCACGTGCACCGCCTGCCCCCTTTCGTCAGCACGGCGCACGGTGCGTTCCAGCAGCCGGTAGTCGGCCAGGGCGGCAAAGTCGAAACCGCCGAAACGCTTGCGGTTGACCACCGAATCAGTGGACGCGCCCTGGGCGATCACCAAGTCGCCCACCTTCACGCCGTCCTGCAGCGAGCCGCAGCTGCCGACGCGGACGATACGCTGCACGCCGTACTGGCTGAACAGCTCGTGGGCGTAGATCGACAACGAGGGGATGCCCATCCCCGAGCCCATCACCGAGATGCGCTGGCCCTGGTAGAAGCCGGTGAAGGCCAGCATGTTGCGCACCGCATTCACCTGGCGGACGTCCGCCAGGTAGGTGTCGGCGATCATCTTCGCCCGCAGCGGGTCGCCCGGCATCAGCACGGTTTCGGCAAAGTCACCCGCAAGGGCGGTGATATGGGGAGTGGCCATCTACAGGTTTCCGGATTCAGGATGAATGAAGGACTCGCCGTGCTCGCAGGCCGGCAATTCGAAGAAGGTGGCCAGGCTCTGGCCGATGTCGGCGAAGCTGCCGCGCTCGCCCAGGCTGCCGGGCGTGATGCCGGCACCGAAGGCCAGCACCGGGATGTGCTCGCGGGTGTGGTCGCTGCCTGGCCAGCTCGGGTCGCAACCGTGGTCGGCGGCCAGCATCAGCACATCGCCCTCCCCCATCGCCGCCAGCAGTTCAGGCAGGCGACGGTCGAAAGCCTCCAGCGCCAGCGCGTAACCGGCGATGTCGCGGCGGTG includes the following:
- a CDS encoding pentapeptide repeat-containing protein, whose product is MTTPHQLDSPLYRLLHNDDVVGFNDQKPKEGSINLASGDFRGLDLRTLDAARIDFTDAYFRGADLRGVDLREASLEGASIAHAQISGAYFPTELAADEILMSVNFGTRLRYNTHK
- a CDS encoding TfoX/Sxy family protein, with protein sequence MNDELQHLKNLGKTSAQWLHAVGIHSASDLRRLGAVGAYRAVRARGFRASKVLLYAIEGALLDVHWNDLPPSHKAELNGQLDALQPHNKS
- a CDS encoding cyclic nucleotide-binding domain-containing protein, with amino-acid sequence MYLLGEQPAYADQLINRLQSIPGQLLDGLEPSGPPLRLDAVEDLAKVLPGNQLFLIENGLLHALVDERPLFYLQEGDLVGLRQGIELPSCRYRSDEPLSLIPYARGDVFKHIYGSEKGQELFIQYLIGHTALLSDALARLKQPEIRPATGFQHFAAGEELIHQGDEADHVFIIIEGHAEAFVDGQKVGDVQKDEIFGAMAVFTREKRSATVVASEPCTVMVIPKDQFLSLMQSNPRIAHSLIESMARRIDLLNKEVTQQRLAKPAE
- a CDS encoding S1/P1 nuclease is translated as MQHNGFRRALGASLFIGSLLWGAQAGAWGQLGHAVVADIAEAQLTPAAKAEADRLLALVRQQHLSAVASWADNLRNMPDFQALWEQTRAQHYINYKTDDCTYQAPRDCPDGQCVVAAIERNAALLADPKANDNQKVMALMFVVHFVGDIHQPLHNSYRLDKGGNDFPVVVGGRDYNLHSVWDSYLLASRRLDQAAYTAKLSEDLPKPEVGTPASWSGESCAIVRDDDLYPKTGGKKAFKPDAFKQSKSEEWARRGTQGGDEDGEAGGNQDTLDRRYLKKFLPLAERRVQEAGIRLALLLNANLPEGAPKK
- the deoD gene encoding purine-nucleoside phosphorylase, which translates into the protein MATPHITALAGDFAETVLMPGDPLRAKMIADTYLADVRQVNAVRNMLAFTGFYQGQRISVMGSGMGIPSLSIYAHELFSQYGVQRIVRVGSCGSLQDGVKVGDLVIAQGASTDSVVNRKRFGGFDFAALADYRLLERTVRRADERGQAVHVGNVFSADLFYEPDLAWAARMTGMGVLAVEMEAAGLYGVAAELGRQALAVLTVSDHLISGEKLTAEQRQEDFHDMVRLTLDAMTLDH